The genomic DNA TCCTCGACGCCTTCCGCAACCCCACCCTGGAGCAGCTCGGCGACGCCGCCGTGATGACGCTGCCGGAGCTGCCACACGGGGGCCGGCTCGCCCTCTCCGCGGACAGCTACGTCGTGCAGCCGCTGCGCTTCCCCGGGGGCTCCATCGGCCATCTCGCCGTGCACGGCACCGTCAACGACCTGGCCGTCAGCGGCGCCGTCCCCGCCTGGCTCTCCGCGGCCTTCGTCATCGAGGAGGGCCTGCCGATCGACGAATTGCGCGGCATCGTGGCCGACATGGCCGACGCCGCCCGCGCCAGCGGCGTCGCGATCGTCACCGGCGACACGAAGGTCGTCGCCAAGGGCGCGGCCGACGGCCTGTTCATCACGACCGCCGGCGTGGGCCTGATCCCGACCGGCCGGGGGCTCGGGCCCGAGCTGGTCCAACCGGGCGACCGCGTGCTGTTGTCGGGCCCGATGGGCGCGCACGGCATGGCCGTGCTCCTCGCCCGCGGCGACCTGGCGTTGGACGCCGACATCCGCTCCGACACCCGCCCGCTGCACGCCCTCGTGGCCCGCTTGCTGGAGGCAGCGCCCGGCACCCGCTGGCTGCGGGACGCCACCCGCGGCGGGGTGGCCACCGTCGTCAACGAACTCGCGGCGGCCACCGACCTCGCCGTGGTCCTCGACGAGGCGAGTCTGCCCGTCGCGCCGGTGGTCGCGGGGGCGTGCGAGCTGCTCGGGATCGACCCCCTGTACGTCGCGAACGAGGGCCTCTTCGTCGCCGTCGTGCCACCCGACGAGGCCGACGCGGGCCTCGCCGCGCTGCGGTCCCTCCCTGGCGGCGAGGAGGCCGTGGCCGTCGGCCGGATCGCCGCCGACCCCCCGGGGCTGGTCCTCATCGAGACCCTCTTCGGCGGCACCCGCGTCGTCGACATGCTGGTCGGCGACCCCCTACCGAGAATCTGCTGACCTCCCCGCGCTCCCGCGCGCCGGACGAAAGGACACCCCCATGTGCCTCGGGATTCCCGGTCAGGTCGTCGACCTGGTCGATGAGCAGCAGCACCTGGCGACGGTGGACGTCTCCGGCGTACGCCGTACGGTCAGCGTCCGCCTCCTCGCCGACGCGCGCGACGCCCGCGAGGGCCGCGACGAGCCCGGCGCACCCGGCGTCGCCATCGGCGACTGGGTCCTGGTGCACGTCGGCTTCGCCCTGGCGAAGGTCGACGAACAGGAGGCCGCCGAGACGCTCGCCGCGCTGCGGCGGCTGGACGAACGGTACGCCGAGGAGCTGGCCGCGTTCTCGGGGAGCATCGCGCCATGACCGGCCCCATGACCGGCACGCAGGAGTTCCGCGACCCCGCGATGGCCCGCGCGCTGGTGCGCTCAATCACCGACCTCATCGGCGACCGACGAATCGCGCTCATGGAGGTGTGCGGCGGGCACACCCACACGATCTACCGGCACGGGCTGGAGCAGATCCTCCCCCCCGGGGTCGAGCTGGTGCACGGCCCCGGCTGCCCGGTGTGCGTCATCCCGATGGGCCGCGTGGACGACGCGATCTGGCTCGCCGAGCAGGACAACGTCATCTTCACGACGTTCGGCGACATGATGCGCGTGCCGGGGTCGCGCGGCTCGCTGCTGGAGGCCAAGGCCCGCGGCGCCGACTGCCGCTTCGTGTACTCACCGCTGGACGCCCTCGCCATCGCGGAGGCCAACCCCGACCGGCTCGTGGTGTTCTTCGCGGTCGGCTTCGAGACGACCACGCCGTCCACCGCGGTGACCCTGCTGCGGGCGCGGGAGGCCGGGGTGCGGAACTTCTGCGTCTTCGCCAACCACGTCACCATCGAGCCGCCGATGCGCGCGATCCTCGACGACCCCGCGCTGCGGCTCGACGGCTTCATCGGCCCGGGCCACGTCTCGACGATCGCGGGCACCCGGATCTACGAGTTCTGCCCCCGCGACTACGGAAAGCCGCTGGTCATCGCCGGGTTTGAGCCGCTGGACATCCTGCAGGCCGTGCAGATGCTGGTCGCGCAGCTGGTGGAGGGCCGCTGCGAGGTCGAGAACCAGTACTCCCGCGTCGTCCGACCGGAGGGCAACCTCGCGGCGCAGGCCCTGGTCGCGCAGACGATGGT from Austwickia sp. includes the following:
- the hypE gene encoding hydrogenase expression/formation protein HypE encodes the protein MTRPTRSAEEVAARIEQVRRRRPRLLEDVVTLAHGAGGKSSAALTDAVFLDAFRNPTLEQLGDAAVMTLPELPHGGRLALSADSYVVQPLRFPGGSIGHLAVHGTVNDLAVSGAVPAWLSAAFVIEEGLPIDELRGIVADMADAARASGVAIVTGDTKVVAKGAADGLFITTAGVGLIPTGRGLGPELVQPGDRVLLSGPMGAHGMAVLLARGDLALDADIRSDTRPLHALVARLLEAAPGTRWLRDATRGGVATVVNELAAATDLAVVLDEASLPVAPVVAGACELLGIDPLYVANEGLFVAVVPPDEADAGLAALRSLPGGEEAVAVGRIAADPPGLVLIETLFGGTRVVDMLVGDPLPRIC
- a CDS encoding HypC/HybG/HupF family hydrogenase formation chaperone; translation: MCLGIPGQVVDLVDEQQHLATVDVSGVRRTVSVRLLADARDAREGRDEPGAPGVAIGDWVLVHVGFALAKVDEQEAAETLAALRRLDERYAEELAAFSGSIAP
- the hypD gene encoding hydrogenase formation protein HypD, encoding MTGTQEFRDPAMARALVRSITDLIGDRRIALMEVCGGHTHTIYRHGLEQILPPGVELVHGPGCPVCVIPMGRVDDAIWLAEQDNVIFTTFGDMMRVPGSRGSLLEAKARGADCRFVYSPLDALAIAEANPDRLVVFFAVGFETTTPSTAVTLLRAREAGVRNFCVFANHVTIEPPMRAILDDPALRLDGFIGPGHVSTIAGTRIYEFCPRDYGKPLVIAGFEPLDILQAVQMLVAQLVEGRCEVENQYSRVVRPEGNLAAQALVAQTMVPRETFEWRGLGEIPGSALAVHPDFADWDAEARFAIPGRRVADPPACQCGDVLRGVIKPWECGVFGTACTPETPIGTCMVSPEGACAAYYTFGRMRLTRAPA